The Arvicola amphibius chromosome 11, mArvAmp1.2, whole genome shotgun sequence genomic interval TCTCATTTTAAAGGTACGGAGATGATAGCCTCAAGGAATTTTATTTCTAGGTTAAAATATGAGCTAAAGATGTAGCTCTAAAGTAGAGCCCCCGACTATCATGCCCAAGGGCCTGGATTCAGTTTCTGGttctccattaaaaataaattaattaattaaagaaagaaaaaattagaacaaaagaTCCACTTTCcatatggaaatcagtatggggtTCCCCCACTCCAGAATAAACAATACAAACATGTGTAATCCAGCTATACCACTACCAGGTACAAACCCAAAACGTTCCATAGCCTAGCACAGAAACCCTAGTatagccatgttcattgctgctctattcacaacagcAAGGAAATGGAGCTACCCTAGATGCCCATCAAGAGATGAATGTATAGTGAATACATAGTGCATATACACAATGAGATTTTAAtaaggtggaaagaaaaaaacGAAATGAAATCTACAAGAAATAGATAGATTTGGAAAGCATAAAGGTGAACCAaactcaaaaagtcaaaagaaaagaaaacatatgctCTCTCATATTTGGGTCCTAGGCTACCccccacatatatgcatatactcatacatatacacatatgtacatatatacatatgtacatatatacatatgtacatatatacatacatacatacatacacacatatatacaaacacatatatgttgtggaatatttgtttacactgtgaagatgtgtgcCAAGGAGCCttctgatttgtttaataaagagcaaAATGCCAATATCAGGGCAGGAAGAGTTTAGGCGGGACTTCaggggacagagagaactctgagaagaagggcagagacatggaagaagcaggatagGTAGCGTACTATAGAACGTAGATTAAgataaatgggttaatcaaagttataagagttagaaGGACAAGCCTAGCCTAAGGctgaacttttataattaatattaagtctctgtatcattattTGTGAGGTGGTAGCCCAAAGAAAAGTCTAGTTACATATGGAGAGTCGAATAtccacatagggcctgagaaagcagtCTCCTTCTCAGCCATgctagtcacgtggcttggtaccttttttagtgaggcattctcacttgcttgctctgtgtctggcttcctctgtggctaGGTAACAActacagactgaatctttcctcgtcccagaattctccttgttctcattgccccgcctctacttccttcctggtcatcctgcctatactttctgcctgactactaagatcagcattttattaaaaataacacaagtgacagaataaaagagacaaggtttttctgtagctttggagcctgtcctgaactagctcttgtagaccaggctggactagaactcacagagatctgcttctctctgcctcccgagtgctgggattaaaggtgtgtaccatcaccacTGGGCTAGGTAAAGCTctttaagaggccctgctgtaCAGTCAAGCACTTGAGGCGCCAGCACTGGGCTCAAACTCCTGCTTTAGGCACACACAACAATTCATCAGAGTTAGAAGAGGCtgcagacatgaaaaaaaaaaaagccaggtccAGGCAGACAAAACCTCTGAACAgattacaatgtgtttaaaaacgCTCTTAGatgttaaataaagaaaaaaaaatgagtatagacagtcatagaaaaaatagtttaaaaataataaagtaaagcctttaaagaacAAGTAAAGTAGGATAAAAATAATAAGTCATGTGAGGATGGGAACTGCACAGGGCATCTGGATGCtgtatggtgctttgttgactttcaactttttaaatgctaatgtacaAAAAAATAGCTGCTGAGGTacattggattatggaaactgccAAATTAAACTAAcgtatatatttaaaagatattttacttcagaatgaaagttaaaaaaaatgttgtgttgggggagaggttatacctttgtttccacaggaaactaGAAGTTATGGTTTTCTTCAAGATTAATGAAGACCAGATTTGATTGgaggagacctcctgaaaatcttgactatagacatgaaaaagaaagcaagaaagactacaggacaggtgacatACATGCTGATCCTTCTactatgggaacagctctgagactggttgaggcatgataaatcttgttggctacagagtccccatgacttattattacatgccttCCTTTCATACGACATGAATAGAGgtttggttatacagtccaaACAGACTTATAAAATTGACACATTCCTTTTACcttgctcaaacataaaacaaaaaatcatctttaacagACTTGTACACACTGCATATCCCTTACTTATGTTAATGCAAATATACATGTTATCTTTGAAACTctatgtgttttcagaacaaaaggaccagacaccaataaagTCAAGTAAACCAGCTGACCCAGCCTCTCAGATGCTTCtattgcagtttcctcaaaattctgcatccagaacaatttcaaagctgctagctgagatgtcCCAGCCTCACAAACAATCTGGCCAAGATTTCAGATAAGCTCTACATGCTCCCATTacacagaaactaaacaaaaaataataacactAACCCTCCTAGGACTTGATCAtcatcccaattttctcagagtcTTCTAAAGATCTtgtcacccccagacaacaggaagcagtctagagaacatgacacccacattccaaAGAAGTAAGGTGGGTAttctttttatatacatttttattgatatttatggagctctacatttttctctgctcccctccccccttcaacctttccccaaggtccccatgctcccaatttactcaggagatcttgtctttttctactttctacttcccatgtagattagatctatgtaagtctctcttagtgtccacattgttgtctaaattctctggggttgtggtttgtaggctgcctttctttgctttacgtttaaaaaccacctgtgagtgagtacatgtgataattgtctttctgtgtctgggttagtGAGGTGGGTATTCTTGGTCATTCAGTGGtgtatggatatttgtcattatttaggagggttggttacaagttggttattggtcatggtcatgaaaaatgctaaacaaaggagactagattcagggatctttttctgaagggaaaaatgagaatatagtatagaaatgaagGGATAAAAGAgtggattgttgagtctacttttaaacaaccattagtctcaaatattttggtCTGGATTTTTCTATATCAATACAAATTTAGGACTAATTATTTTATactctatatatgtttctactcttgtttaaggtagtACCTATGcttctcattaaaatataatgtaaaattctagttcttgaaagctatttataattaagaaatataggtttgtagttagtcatctataataatcaaatttatagtcatgttagatacaTTTTCAAGGTTAaagagagatatattttagatctATATAATTAAACAGAGATAGCTAGGTGGTCTTCAAACTCTTCCGAGACCTacaaaatatagcatttaaaatgttttaataacctaaggtttttcatgacagtaagacttgtctgctccaggcagcatcaatttttttttttttaaaaaaaaggatgatgggcatcaaagaaccaaatatggagtttgtttttattgtggcaaagttagcTTCTGGCATGAAACTGCTCTTGAGTTGACTGGTGATATTATGCtgtacaaactggacaagcaggacacaaaagaaggcaacttccaaactttgccaagaaaaGGAGAGACAGTACTTCAAAATTCCTCctccacagaaaagtctgtcagatattctaggcccacaggctaaagatggatgccccaaagctGCAGAGGAATCTtggtgtgactgtccaggcacccagcaatttctgtcatttctatagttttgtaaATTGCTTGATCTCACTTCCtctttactcaggtaatattatatccttctagggtcTCTGATTGGGTAGAAGATAAGATAGTCATAGTTTtagttttacagttttctttgttatcaCATTCAAAAATGGAACTTACATAAGAGATATAAAGTTTATAGGgttaagaaacataaaagctGAGATCGATCTAAGATGGCAACTGTGGAACCAGAAACCACCCCTACTACTAATCCCCCACCTGcggaagaggagaaaacagaatccagTCAGGAGGTTGCCAACCCAGAGCACTATATCAAACACGCTCTCCAGAACAGGTGGGCactctggttttttaaaaatgataaaagcaaaACTTGGCAAGCAAACCTTCGATTGATCTCTAAGTTTGATACTGTTGAAGACTTTTGGGCTCTATACAACCATATCCAGTTGTCTAGTAATTTAATGCCTGGCTGTGACTACTCACTTTTTAAGGATGGTATTGAGCCTATGTGGGAAGATGAGAAGAACAAACGGGGTGGTCGATGGCTAATTACATTGAACAAGCAGCAGAGACGAAGTGACCTCGATCGCTTTTGGCTAGAGACACTGCTGTGCCTTATTGGAGAATCTTTTGATGACTACAGCGATGATGTATGTGGAGCTGTTGTCAGTGTTAGAGGTAAAGGTGATAAGAGAGCAATATGGACTCCTGAGTGTGAAAACAGAGACGCAGTCACACACATAGGGAGGGCATACAAGGAAAGGTTAGGACTTCCTCCAAAGATAGTAATTGGTTATCAGTCCCGCGCAGACACAGCTACAAAGAGCGGCTCCACCACTAAAAATAGGTTTGTTGTTTAAGAAGACACCTGAGTGTTCTCACAGGAGACTGCGTCACACAATCGAGATTGGGAGCTGAACCAAAGCCTCATCTAAGCAGAGTGGACTGCACTGAAGTTTGATTCCATCTAAATGTTGCTAAGATATAAGAGAAGTCTCATTCGCCTTTGTCTTGTACCTCTgtgttcatttcttcccttcctccccccaatTTTTGCTAGTGTGTCCACTACCCCAATCAGAGAATTACAGTATACACCACCCTAGAATCCGCAGGTGTGTTCCTGGCCCACACTGTAACAGCTGGGTAGAATTACCATGATACACACATTTGCCTTTCCACAGTATTCAAAAAGAACTTGCATTTCTGTTACCTTAGCAGGAAAAGATCTGTTTCTGCTCCACTCCGTGCAGGAGCGTGTTTTGCTGGTGAAAGTCTGCAGTTTTCTAGCAACCTCATGTCCTTCCACAGCGTTCTCCTTGCTGGCCTCTTGCTGATGGCTGCTAGAGTTTAATTTATTTGCTTCCCTCCTTGGATAACATTACTGATTctgatttcagtttttcatttgttttgcttttgtttttttcctcatgtAACATTGGTGAAGGATCCAGGAATATGACAGAAACGTGGAATAAACATTAAAtttgtgcaaaaaaaaagaaacataaaagcttaagtctaagaaaatattttaagttccAAAAAGATATTTTGGGCTTGGTAATTTAAATTTggatagaaagcaaattagacATAAAACTTTGGACTCTCCAAGACAAGAtagataatgaagtattttctctgaattttccaaatgcaaatggactggacattgcaaatgtaatctttacttgataattgttcttattgtatatagctttactATTTAGcactaaaccctttccttttcatttagacaaaaagggggaaatgtttcagaatatttgtctacactgtgaagatgtgtcattttcaaggtgccttctgattggtttaataaagagctaaatgtcCAATATCTTGGTAGAAAAAGGTTAAACAGGACTTCTGGGTtcacagaggactctgggaagaagaagtgcAGCGACGTGagaagacacagaggaatcaGGATGGGTGGTATGCGAcagaacataaattaaaataaatggactAATTTTTCTTatgagctagtgggacaagcctaggctaaggctgagctttcataattaataataagtctccatggc includes:
- the LOC119826625 gene encoding eukaryotic translation initiation factor 4E-like, giving the protein MATVEPETTPTTNPPPAEEEKTESSQEVANPEHYIKHALQNRWALWFFKNDKSKTWQANLRLISKFDTVEDFWALYNHIQLSSNLMPGCDYSLFKDGIEPMWEDEKNKRGGRWLITLNKQQRRSDLDRFWLETLLCLIGESFDDYSDDVCGAVVSVRGKGDKRAIWTPECENRDAVTHIGRAYKERLGLPPKIVIGYQSRADTATKSGSTTKNRFVV